Below is a window of Streptomyces qaidamensis DNA.
TGGCTCGTGCAGTTGCTGCGCGACATCGAGGCAGGCAAGGGACAGATGTCCGACCTCGACAAGCTGAACGACATCGCCGACAACATCAACGGCAAGTCCTTCTGCGCCCTCGGCGACGGCGCCGCCTCGCCGATCTTCTCCTCGCTGAAGTACTTCCGCGAGGAGTACGAGCAGCACATCACGGGCCGGGGCTGTCCCTTCGACCCGGCCAAGTCGACGGCTTGGGCCGACCGCACGGAGGTGAACGCATGACCGTGACCACCAGCTCTCCCTCCGGCGGGGGAGAGGCGGCGGTCCCGCCGGAGGACCTCGTGTCGCTGACGATCGACGGCGCGGAGATCAGCGTGCCCAAGGGCACCCTGGTCATCCGGGCCGCCGAGCAGCTCGGCATCGAGATCCCCCGGTTCTGCGACCACCCGCTGCTCGACCCGGCCGGCGCCTGCCGCCAGTGCATCGTCGAGGTCGAGGGCCAGCGCAAGCCCATGGCGTCCTGCACCATCACCTGCACCGACGGGATGGTGGTGAAGACCCACCTCACCTCCCCGGTCGCGGAGAAGGCCCAGAAGGGTGTGATGGAGCTCCTGCTCATCAACCACCCGCTGGACTGCCCGGTCTGCGACAAGGGCGGCGAGTGTCCGCTGCAGAACCAGGCCATGTCGCACGGCGACACCGACTCCCGCTTCGAGGGCCGCAAGCGGACCTACGAGAAGCCCGTCGCGATCTCCACGCAGGTGCTGCTCGACCGCGAGCGGTGCGTGCTGTGCGCCCGCTGCACCCGGTTCTCCAACCAGGTCGCGGGCGACCCGATGATCGAGCTGATCGAGCGGGGCGCGCTCCAGCAGGTCGGCACCGGCGAGGGTGACCCGTTCGAGTCGTACTTCTCCGGCAACACCATCCAGATCTGCCCCGTCGGCGCGCTGACCTCGGCGGCGTACCGATTCCGCTCCCGCCCCTTCGACCTGGTCTCCTCCCCGTCGGTGTGCGAGCACTGCTCCGGCGGCTGCGCCACCCGCACCGACCACCGGCGCGGCAAGGTCATGCGGCGGCTCGCGGCAGACGACCCCGAGGTCAACGAGGAGTGGATCTGCGACAAGGGGCGGTTCGCCTTCCGGTACGCGCAGCAGCGCGACCGGCTCGACACGCCGCTGGTGCGCAATGCCGAGGGCGAGCTGGAACCGGCCTCCTGGCCCGAGGCGCTCCAGATCGCGGCCCAGGGGCTGCTGGCCTCGCGGGGCCGCACCGGCGTCCTGACCGGCGGCCGCCTCACCGTCGAGGACGCCTACGCGTACAGCAAGTTCACGCGCGTGGCGCTCGACACCAACGACATCGACTTCCGCGCGCGGGTGCACAGCAGTGAGGAGGCTGACTTCCTCGCGGCCGAGATCGCCGGGCGCGGCCGGGACCTCGACGGCACGGGCGTCACGTACACCGCGCTGGAGAACGCACCGGCCGTCCTGCTGGTCGGCTTCGAGGCGGAGGAGGAGGCGCCCGGCGTCTTCCTGCGGCTGCGCAAGGCCTGGCGTCAGCACGGGCAGAAGACCTTCTCCCTCGCCACGCACGCCACCCGCGGTCTGGAGAAGGCCGGCGGCACGCTGCTGCCGGCCGCTCCCGGCACCGAGACCGAGTGGCTGGACGCGCTCGCGAACGGGGCCGGCCTGGAGGACGACGGTGCGCTCGCCGCCGAGGCGCTGCGCGCCGAGGGCGC
It encodes the following:
- a CDS encoding NADH-quinone oxidoreductase subunit G; this encodes MTVTTSSPSGGGEAAVPPEDLVSLTIDGAEISVPKGTLVIRAAEQLGIEIPRFCDHPLLDPAGACRQCIVEVEGQRKPMASCTITCTDGMVVKTHLTSPVAEKAQKGVMELLLINHPLDCPVCDKGGECPLQNQAMSHGDTDSRFEGRKRTYEKPVAISTQVLLDRERCVLCARCTRFSNQVAGDPMIELIERGALQQVGTGEGDPFESYFSGNTIQICPVGALTSAAYRFRSRPFDLVSSPSVCEHCSGGCATRTDHRRGKVMRRLAADDPEVNEEWICDKGRFAFRYAQQRDRLDTPLVRNAEGELEPASWPEALQIAAQGLLASRGRTGVLTGGRLTVEDAYAYSKFTRVALDTNDIDFRARVHSSEEADFLAAEIAGRGRDLDGTGVTYTALENAPAVLLVGFEAEEEAPGVFLRLRKAWRQHGQKTFSLATHATRGLEKAGGTLLPAAPGTETEWLDALANGAGLEDDGALAAEALRAEGAVIVVGERLAAVAGGLTAAARTASATGARLVWIPRRAGERGAIEAGALPSLLPGGRPATDPRARDEVAAVWGVAGLPHRYGRDTGQIVEAAATGELQALLVAGVEIADLPDPARARAALDEVGFLVSLELRPSEISRKADVVLPVAAVAEKAGTFLNWEGRIRFFEAALKPDQMTRSSAPTDARVLQMLADAMDVHLGLPDLRTVRGEIDRLGAWDGPRAGEPLETAAALPRPAAGEAVLAGHRLLLDQGVLQQGDEALAGTRHAARARVSAPTAAEAGVKEGDLLAVTGPQGVVELPLQISDMPDRVVWLPLNSAGGGVASDTGARPGSLVRIGPATLAGEAPKEVEG